The Microbacterium sp. LKL04 sequence CGGCATCCGCGCCCTCGACGCAGCCGTCGCCGCGCAGGAGTCGTGGGCGGCGACCGCGCCCCGCGAGCGGAGCGAGATCCTCCGTCGGGCGTTCGACCTCGTGCAGGACCGCAAGGAGGACCTCGCGCTCCTCATGACGCTCGAGATGGGCAAGCCCCTCGCCGAGTCCCGCGGCGAGGTCGCCTACGGCGGTGAGTTCCTCCGCTGGTTCAGTGAAGAGGCCGTCCGCATCTCGGGCCGGTACGGCCTGAACCCCGAGGGGACCGGACGCATCGTCGTCTCGCAGCGTCCCGTCGGACCCTCGTTCTTCATCACCCCGTGGAACTTCCCGCTCGCGATGGCGACCCGCAAGATCGCGCCGGCGCTCGCCGCCGGCTGCACGGTCGTCGTGAAGCCCGCGGAACTGACCCCGCTGACGACGCTGTTCTTCGTGCAGCTGCTCGCCGAGGCCGGCGTCCCCGCCGGTGTCGTCAACGTCATCACGACCGCATCGTCGGGCGCGGTCTCGGCGCCGATCATCGCCGACCCGCGACTGCGGAAGCTCTCGTTCACGGGGTCCACTCCGGTCGGGCAGAAGCTCATCGCACAGGCCGCCGAGGGGGTCCTGCGCGTCTCGATGGAACTCGGCGGCAACGCCCCCTTCGTCGTGTTCGAGGATGCCGATCTCGACAAGGCCGTCGACGGCGCAATGCTCGCGAAGTTCCGCAACATCGGCCAGGCATGCACCGCGGCGAACCGCTTCATCGTCCACGAGTCGGTGGCGGCCGAGTTCTCGCGCCGGGTCGCGGACCGCGTGCGCGAGATGACCATCGGCCGCGGCACCGAGGACGGAGTGCAGATCGGTCCGCTCATCGACGACCGCGCGGTGGCGAAGGCGGCGGAGCTCGTCGGCGACGCCGTCGAGCGCGGCGCGCGCGTCCTCGTGGGCGGGAACGCCGTCGAGGGTGCCGGCACGTTCTACGAGCCGACCGTCGTCGACGGCGTCGTCCCCGGCAGTGCGATCCTCCGCGAGGAGATCTTCGGACCCGTGCTCGCCATCAGCACGTTCTTGGACGAGGACGAGGCCGTGCGCCTCGCGAACGACACCGAGTACGGCCTCGTCTCGTACGTGTTCACGCAGGACCTCGCGCGCGGCCACCGGATGATCGACCGCCTCGAGACGGGGATGATGGGGCTGAATGTCGGTGTCGTCTCGAACGCAGCCGCGCCCTTCGGCGGTGTGAAGCAGTCCGGCATGGGCCGCGAGGGCGGCCTCGAGGGCATCCACGAGTACCTGAACGTGAAGTACACCCTGATCCCGGCCTGACCGGAAGCACTGAGGAGCATCATGAGCGACTACGCCGTCATCGACCCCGCCACCGGCGAGACCCACGCGACGTACCCGACGGCATCCGCCGACGACGTCGAGCGCGCCCTCCGGGCCGCCGACGAGGCCGCGCGAGGCTGGGGTCGGACCTCGACTCCCGCCGAGCGGGCCGATCTGCTGCGTCGCGTGGCGCAGCTGCATCGCGAGCGTCGCGAAGACCTGGCGAAGATCATCGTCCGCGAGATGGGCAAGCAGATCGACGGCGCCCTCGGCGAGGTCGACTTCGCTGCCGACATCACGGAGTACTACGCCGACCACATCGACGAGATCACCGCCGACACGCCGATCCCGATCGAGGGGGAGGGGACCGCCGTCATCCGCAGGGCGCCGCTGGGTGTGCTCCTCGGTGTCATGCCGTGGAACTTCCCGTACTACCAGGTGGCCCGCTTCGCCGCCCCCAACGTCGCGGTCGGCAACACGATCCTGCTCAAGCACGCGCCGCAGTGCCCCGAGTCGGCTGCCGCCATCGAAGAGATCTACCGCGACGCGGGCTTCCCCGCCGGCGTCTACACGAACGTGTACCTCACGAACGAGCAGGCCGCCGACGTGATCGCCGACCCGCGCGTGCACGGCGCATCGGTGACCGGCTCGGAGCGCGCCGGGGCCGCTGTCGCCGAAGTCGCCGGACGCAATCTCAAGAAGGTCGCCCTCGAGCTCGGCGGCTCGGACCCGTTCATCGTCCTGTCGGCCGATGACCTCGACGCGGTCGCGCAGGCCGCCGTCGACGCGCGCCTCGACAACACCGGCCAGTCCTGCAACGGCGCGAAGCGGTTCATCGTCGTCGACGGGCTCTACGATGCGTTCGTCGAGGCGTTCACGGCCAAGATGGCGGCCGCTTCGGTCGGCGACCCGTGGAGCTCCGACACCGTCCTCGGGCCGCTCTCCTCGGTCACCGCGGCCGAGCGTCTCGAGAAGCAGATCCAGGATGCCGCGGCCCAGGGCGCGACGATCGTCACCGGTGGCACCCGCGACGGCGCGTTCTTCGCGCCGACCGTCCTGACGGACGTCACCCCCGAGATGGACGTCTACCGCGAGGAGCTGTTCGGCCCCGCCGGTGTCATCTACCGCGTCGCCGACGAGGACGAGGCGATCCGCGTGGCCAACGACACCCCCTTCGGCCTCGGGTCCTACGTCTACACGACCGACCCCGAGCAGGCGACCCGCGTCGCCGACCGGATCGAAGCGGGCATGGTCTACGTCAACCTCGTCCTCGCCGATGAGCCGGGACTGCCGTTCGGCGGCATCAAGCGCAGCGGCACGGGTCGTGAGCTGGGCCTCCTGGCGGCCGACGAGTTCGTCAACAAGAAGCTCGTCCGCATCGGCTGAACGACTGACGAGGGGCGGCATCCGGTCGGATGCCGCCCCTCGCGGCTTTCGCGTCAGGCCGAGGTCGTCGCGCGGATCTCCGCGGCCTCGCCGTGGCGGCCGAGACCCTCATAGACGTCGCCGAGTTCGAGCGCCGCCTGCTGGCGCAGCGGCTCGTTCTCGCTGTCCGTGGCGTGCTCGATGGCGGCGCGGTAGAGGGGGACAGCGTCATTCGGGCGCTCGACGCCGACGAGCAGACGCGCTGCCAGGAGTTCCGAACCCGCGCCCGAGCTGGCGTCGCCGGCCTGCGCGAACCCGTCCGCGGCCTGGAGCGCGGTGGCCACGGCCTCATCGGTACGCTCGCGCGCCGCCAGCAGCCGCGCGCGGGTGTCGAGCACGTCGGCGACGTACCAGTGCGCCTCGTTGGCCCGGCCGAGAGCCAGGGCCTGGTCGATGACCTCGAAGGCATCCTCGTCGCCGCGCTGCATCTTGGCCTGCGCGAGCAGATGGAGCGCCTCGGCGTGCAGACCGACCTGCTCCTCGGTGCCGGCGGTCAGGCCGAGGGCGGTCTCGAGGGCGATCACGGAGTCGTCGTACTCGCCGAAGTTTCCGAGGTGGCGGCCCTGCGCGACGAGTGCGAAGGCCTGGCCCTCGGCTTCGCCCGCCTCCTCGTGGAGGTCCGCGGCGAAGCCCCACGCGCCGACGGCGTTGCCGAAGTCGCGTGCGCCCTCGTACGCCCGGGCGAGCAGCCCCACGGTGATGGCGCGCGATCCGGCGGGCACCTCGGCGGCGGTCTCGTCCGAGAGGACCTGGTGGAGCGCGTCGACGGCTTCTTCCGGCATCCCGGCGGAGATCATTGCCCGGCCCAGTCGGTAACGCGGGTCGGCCGTGGGAGCGCCCGCCGACTCGTACCGCTCGACCGCGGTGCGGTAGCGGCCGGCGGCGAGCGACGCGGCCCCGGCATCCTCATGGAGCGCTCCGGCCAGCACGAACGATTCCGCGATGCGGACATCGTCCGCACCGAGCGAGAGGAGGAGTCGTGCCGCCTCGTCCGCAGCGGCGGCGCCCTCGGCGAACTCCTCGGCCACGCCGTGCAGTCGGGCCTTCGACGCGAGAGCCCGCGCGCGACGACCGTCGCTGAGCGACTCCGCGAGAAGGTCGTCCAGGTCGGCGCGGGCCTCGTCGAAGAGCGAAGCGGATGCCGCGGCGTCGACCGCGAGCAGTCGCGCACCCTGTGCGCGCACCGCGTCGCCTGCCTCGAGGAACAGGCGCACCCCTGCGCGGGCGTCGTCACGGGCTTCCGCGAACGATCCCTCGTACATCTTCGCGACGCCGCGCGTCGAGACCAGGTCCGCCTGGACTGCCGCGGGCGCGCCCACCGCGGCTGCCAGCTCGGCGCCGAGCGTGTCGCCGGCCGCTGCCAGGTCGTGCCCGAACAGGACGAGGCCGAGGCGCTCTTCGAGGTCGGCCTGCGCCGCGTGCCCCGCGGCGCGCAGGATCGTCAGACGCTCGGGCAGGAACGCCTCGGCCTCGACGATCCGGTCGGTGGCGACGAGGCCGCCCAGCAGGTGCGACGACAGGACCACGCCCTCGGCGGGGTCGGCATCCGTCAGCAGCCCGCGGAGCGGGTCGATCGCGGCGGACGACCCGGCGTGCGCCAGGGCGACGGCACGGGCGACGCGGTCCTCCCGCGTGAGGACGGGAGCGGGTGCGACCACCGTCGAGAAATCGTGCGAGCGGATGGGGACGTCGTAGTGCTCCGTGCCGACCTCGCGCAGGCGCGCGAGGTTCCGCGTGTGGGCGTCCGTGCCGTTCCGGCGGTCGAATGCCGCGGCGATGTCGCCGGCGGCACTCCACGCCGCGGCGGCGAGCTCGTCGACGCGCCACGGGCCGTCGTGCGCGCCGAAGACGGGCACGAGGGCCTCCGCGTCCGAGCCGCGGACGGTGAGGCCGGGGTGGCCCGCCGCGGCGACGGCGTCGAGGGCGAGCGCGAAGGCGCCGAGAGCCGTGGCGTGCGCGTCGGCGTCGAGGCCGTCGTGCACGAGCCACGACAGGTGGCGCTCGACGAGGGCGAGGGCACGCGCCTCGTTGCCGGTGACGGCGCAGAACACGACGTTCTTCGCGACGATCGCGAGGTTGTCCGGGTTCTCCTTCGCGAGGCGGTAGCTGCGCAGGTGCGCGGTGCGTGCGTCGTCGAGCATCCCCGCGCGCAGGTAGGGGAGGAGGATGCGAGCCAGCGCGTGCTCGGGCTCCTCGCCGCACGAGAACCCGTTCTCGATCATCTCGCCGACGAGTCGGATGGCCTCTTCCTCGCGACCGGTCTCGATGAAGAACCCGGCGAACTGGCTGCGGACGCACGCGTCGCAGTGGCTGTAGTCGTCGCGGGGGGTCGCCTCGAGCGTGCGCTGCAGGTCGGCGGCTTCGTCCATGCGGCCCGCCGCCCAGGCATCCTCGAAGCGGGCCATGAGGACCCCGCTGGGACCGACGCCGGCCCGCTGGTAGTGCGCTTCCATGTCGTCGAGCACGGCGGCGATCTGCTCCGTGGGGAACTCGGGCGAGCTGCCGAGGGCGCTCGCCATCCACTTGTACTGCCAGAGCACGTCACCGGCGCCCTCGACCTCGGCGGGGAACCGTTCCGGATCGGCGTCGTGGTGCGCCAGGCACCACGCGAACGAGGTGAGCATGAGGTCCGTGTCGCCGCCCATGTTCGCGCTCGAGGTCTGCCGCAGGCGGGCTTCGTACTCGAGTCGTTCGTCGCCGCTCTCCTGCGCGAGCGCGACGGCCTGCGCGACGAGGGACTGCTCCTGCGGACCCCACGGGGTGTTGTCGATCTCGTCGAAGAGGGATCGGATGCGGGTCGCGTAACCGGTCATGAGGCTCCTTCTGTCGAGGGTGGGGTGTCGGCGTCGATGGCGCGGTCGACCAGCTCCGAAAGGGCGTTCGACATCATCGTGCGATCGGAGGGGCCGAGGGGGTGGTGCCCCGCGAGAAGCGACTGCACGTAGAGGAGCTGCACGCTCAGGTCGAACACCCGGCCGGGCGGCGTCGCGGCGAGCTTGCGGATCATGGGACTCGTCCAGTTGAGGCACAGCCGAGCCGCGAGCTCGTCCGCGGCGCGGCCGCTCGAGACGATGCTCGCCGCGCGGTCGAGGACGCCGCCCCACAACGCGCCCCCGGCGCTGCGCGCACGGCCACGGTCGAGGGCGCGCAGCACCTCGGGATCGGCCACGAACAGCCCCGGCAGGTCGGGACGGTCGAACGTGCGGACCGCGACGTCGACGTCCTCGAGCGCAGCCTTCGCTCGCTCCTCGAGGGCTGTCGCCGCGGCGCGGTCGTCGAGAGGTGCGAGGTCCAGCCGGTCGATCTCGCCGACGACGTCGACGCGCTCGACCTCGACGCCGGGGAACAGCTCGGGGATCCGGCGGACGAGGTCCGCGTCGTAGAGGTAGCCGCCGTTGACGAGGACACCGCCGGCGGAGGCCATGCTGGCGACCTGGCGGAACTCGTCGACGGTCTCGGCGTAGCGCACGGTCGGGAACCTGCGGGCGAGCTCTTCGACGCGCAGACGACCCGCGGTCGTCTCGACCGAGAGCCACCGGACGATGAACCGGGCGAGTTCGTCGTCGTGGCGGACGAGCGACTTGAGTGCGACCTCGTGGATGGACACGAACTGCGCGAGCCGGACGGGGTCCTGCAGTGCGACCTCCAGGATCCAGCGGCGGATCGCCTCGCCGATCTCCTGGCGTGTCTGTTCAAGTGCGTCGTCGTCGACGAGCGACTCGCGACTGGCGGTCGGGTGCAGTGAGCCGGAGTCGACGACGGCGCGGGCGAAGAAGGCCCAGGCGGGGAGCAGCTCGTCGGCGCGCTCGGTCAGCAGCATCCGCCGCAGGTACACGCGGGTGCTCTGGCGTGCCGTCGGGGGAGGCGCGAACGGCAGCACGAAGGCCACCCCGCGCGTCTGCGTGCCCGGGACGTGCAGCGGGATGACATCGAGCGGTTCCGCGCCGATGAGCTCACGCCCGTAGCCGAGCTGTCGCTCGAGATCGCCGTCGAGGAAGGGGGCGGGTTCGGTGACGGTCGTCTCGCCGCCGCCGGGAAGGTCTACGACGACCGTGTGCGGCAGATAGCGTCCGAAGGTCTCGGCGAGCTCCATGACCGTGCTCGTCCCGAGCAGCGCCCGCGTGTCCGAGCGCGGCGTGAGGTGCACGCTCGTGCCGACCGGGATGTCCTCGGGGTGGGGGGCGACCGTGAAGGTGCCGTCCGAATGTCCCGT is a genomic window containing:
- a CDS encoding NAD-dependent succinate-semialdehyde dehydrogenase — encoded protein: MTSRESDLLSGIPNQLFIGGEWVDAEGGKTLDVFDPSTGEVIRRIADASPADGIRALDAAVAAQESWAATAPRERSEILRRAFDLVQDRKEDLALLMTLEMGKPLAESRGEVAYGGEFLRWFSEEAVRISGRYGLNPEGTGRIVVSQRPVGPSFFITPWNFPLAMATRKIAPALAAGCTVVVKPAELTPLTTLFFVQLLAEAGVPAGVVNVITTASSGAVSAPIIADPRLRKLSFTGSTPVGQKLIAQAAEGVLRVSMELGGNAPFVVFEDADLDKAVDGAMLAKFRNIGQACTAANRFIVHESVAAEFSRRVADRVREMTIGRGTEDGVQIGPLIDDRAVAKAAELVGDAVERGARVLVGGNAVEGAGTFYEPTVVDGVVPGSAILREEIFGPVLAISTFLDEDEAVRLANDTEYGLVSYVFTQDLARGHRMIDRLETGMMGLNVGVVSNAAAPFGGVKQSGMGREGGLEGIHEYLNVKYTLIPA
- a CDS encoding NAD-dependent succinate-semialdehyde dehydrogenase, with product MSDYAVIDPATGETHATYPTASADDVERALRAADEAARGWGRTSTPAERADLLRRVAQLHRERREDLAKIIVREMGKQIDGALGEVDFAADITEYYADHIDEITADTPIPIEGEGTAVIRRAPLGVLLGVMPWNFPYYQVARFAAPNVAVGNTILLKHAPQCPESAAAIEEIYRDAGFPAGVYTNVYLTNEQAADVIADPRVHGASVTGSERAGAAVAEVAGRNLKKVALELGGSDPFIVLSADDLDAVAQAAVDARLDNTGQSCNGAKRFIVVDGLYDAFVEAFTAKMAAASVGDPWSSDTVLGPLSSVTAAERLEKQIQDAAAQGATIVTGGTRDGAFFAPTVLTDVTPEMDVYREELFGPAGVIYRVADEDEAIRVANDTPFGLGSYVYTTDPEQATRVADRIEAGMVYVNLVLADEPGLPFGGIKRSGTGRELGLLAADEFVNKKLVRIG
- a CDS encoding HSP90 family protein; protein product: MTDSTAAQQFQVDLRGVIDLLSRHIYSSPRVFLRELLQNAVDAIAARRAVDGGGGRIRITPVSDGSAEFVMRDDGVGLTETEVADLLATVGRSSKRDIFDLPRGDFLGQFGIGMLSCFMVCDTIVIRSRSASGSAPVEWTGHSDGTFTVAPHPEDIPVGTSVHLTPRSDTRALLGTSTVMELAETFGRYLPHTVVVDLPGGGETTVTEPAPFLDGDLERQLGYGRELIGAEPLDVIPLHVPGTQTRGVAFVLPFAPPPTARQSTRVYLRRMLLTERADELLPAWAFFARAVVDSGSLHPTASRESLVDDDALEQTRQEIGEAIRRWILEVALQDPVRLAQFVSIHEVALKSLVRHDDELARFIVRWLSVETTAGRLRVEELARRFPTVRYAETVDEFRQVASMASAGGVLVNGGYLYDADLVRRIPELFPGVEVERVDVVGEIDRLDLAPLDDRAAATALEERAKAALEDVDVAVRTFDRPDLPGLFVADPEVLRALDRGRARSAGGALWGGVLDRAASIVSSGRAADELAARLCLNWTSPMIRKLAATPPGRVFDLSVQLLYVQSLLAGHHPLGPSDRTMMSNALSELVDRAIDADTPPSTEGAS